From Deltaproteobacteria bacterium, a single genomic window includes:
- a CDS encoding nuclear transport factor 2 family protein: MRYALRLLLIAGITLFSVQHPVIAEESARLEDKELSAMACPPDPKLGAEVAAKRFLFAFTRLDQACFDQMWTEDATAFLPMIIRDSGPGRLDGRAQILATFDVFFGDRDASEEDVMGIVPQSFRVDQKGDVAVVSFVLGPELDNRRTFIFRREVDGWRIWHHHASWVGDFDAILEAELQKRISEMSDPSGN, encoded by the coding sequence ATGCGTTACGCTCTGAGATTGCTACTCATTGCCGGAATAACTCTGTTCAGCGTTCAACATCCAGTCATTGCGGAAGAGAGTGCACGTTTGGAAGATAAGGAACTCTCCGCCATGGCATGCCCTCCCGATCCAAAGTTGGGAGCAGAAGTCGCCGCCAAGCGGTTTTTATTTGCCTTTACGAGATTAGATCAGGCTTGCTTTGACCAGATGTGGACGGAAGACGCCACTGCATTTCTACCCATGATAATTCGAGACTCAGGGCCCGGTCGCCTGGACGGAAGAGCGCAAATTCTTGCCACCTTCGACGTTTTCTTTGGAGACCGAGATGCTTCGGAGGAGGATGTCATGGGAATCGTTCCCCAATCCTTTCGCGTCGACCAAAAAGGCGATGTAGCGGTTGTGAGTTTTGTCCTTGGGCCTGAATTAGATAATCGCCGAACCTTTATATTTCGGCGCGAAGTTGATGGTTGGCGCATCTGGCATCATCACGCATCGTGGGTGGGAGACTTCGATGCCATCCTTGAAGCGGAG